AAGTGCTGACATAGGTTATCCTTCTGAGGTTGACGATAATGATGGTTCAGAATCACCACCTTGTGCAAATTGGAACATTACCACTACTGGTGCAGTAACATTTAAACTGGGTGATGTTGGACCTAATACAGAGGGAAGATTATTCTTTAGAGTATACATCAAGTAGTTAAGAGTAGAGAGTTAATAGTTGAGAGTTTTACCAGAGACTTTTGAGCTTTCTCTTGAAAAGGAATCCCAGATTTATCTGGGAGGGTGTTAAGTAGAAACTTTAAAAATGCATAACTTATAATGCTCTACTTGTGTCTACGGTAGGAGAGATATAGGTGTATCCCCAAAAAGGGACAAAAGTACCTGAAAAAGTATACTTGTGTTCAGAAAAGGCTTGAAGTGTCTTTTAGAAGCTACCATTGTGTCTGTAAGAGGATGTAATGAAGGAAAAAGGGAAAAAGATGAAAAAATTCCCCTTTTCCCTAATTTCCCATTTTCCCTTACACACAGAGAGTAGAATGTTTATCCGTTTAACCCCTTATAAATAAAAGGGATAACATATTTTGCCATTCAAAAAAGAAAGGAGGTAGATAAAAAATGGCAATTTCAAAAAAACAAAATGGGCAAAATCTTAAAAAGAAAGGAGGTGATAAGAAAATGCAAAATGCAAAAAGCAAAATGCAAAAAGGGCTCTTATTAGCAATGCTAACCTTAGGGCTGATGATGGTTTTAGCACCAAAGACAGTTAATGCACAAGTAGGGACGAGTGGTACGACTGCAAATACACAGATACTTAACATGGCAACTGCTACCTATGTAATAGGTGGTAACACCAGAACTACCACGACGAATATCTCTATCACAGTAGGACAGATATATGGTGGTAGCTGGACTGTCTCTGCAGATCAGTATGGAGTACCAGGAGGTACAGTAGATTACATCTATGAGCTGAAGAATAGAGGAAATGCCGCAGATACATTTAACTTGACCTTAGGTACTACCAGTTTGCCAGGTAATTGGACTGCCGAGATTCGAGTAAATAGTGTGGCGACAACTACTATTACATTAGCTGAAGATGCTGTTGGCACATTTGCCGTCAGAGTATCAATACCAGGTACTGCACAAAATGGTGATACAGGTACAGTAAGTATAACAGCAACTACTACCAATGATGGTGGAACATACACGGTTGGTGAGTGGATATACGGTGGATTAGACTTGCTCAGCGACACAAGAACAACTACAGCACAAGCAGCAGTGATAACTCTGACAAAGACTATTTACTCATATGGGACACCGACAGGATATGGTGGTAGTAACTCATATGTACCAGGTGGGACAATCACTTACATGATTACCTACCGCAATGAGGGTGCAGCAACAGCAACAGATGTGACAATTACTGATATAATCCCAGCTCATACGAGGTATGCTACGGAGACAATGAGGATAGGTACTTCAGGCGATACATATGAGAGTGCTGAATATGATGAGGCTGATGATGATGATGATGGAGAAACACTACCTTGTGCAAATTGGAACATTACCACTACTGGTGCAGTGACATTTAAACTGGGTGATGTTGGACCTAATACAGAGGGAAGATTATTCTTTAAGGTATACATCAAGTAGTTAAGAGTAGAGAGTTAATAGTTGAGAGTTTTACCAGAGACTTTTGAGCTTTCTCTTGAAAAGGAGTCCCAGATTTATCTGGGAGGGTGTTAAGTAGAAACTTTAAAAATGCATAACTTATAATGCTCTACTTGTGTCTACGGTAGGAGAGATATAGGTGTATTCCCAAAAAGGGACAAAAGTACCTGAAAAAGTATACTTGTGTTCAGAAAAGGCTTGAAGTGTCTTTTAGAAGCTACCATTGTGTCTGTAAGAGGATGTAATGAAGGAAAAAGGGAAAAAGATGAAAAAATTCCCCTTTTCCCTAATTTCCCATTTTCCCTTACACACAGAGAGTAGAATGTTTATCCGTTTAACCCCTTATAAATAAAAGGGATAACATATTTTGCCATTCAAAAAAGAAAGGAGGTAGATAAAAAATGGCAATTTCAAAAAAACAAAATGGGCAAAATCTTAAAAAGAAAGGAGGTGATAAGAAAATGCAAAATGCAAAAAGCAAAATGCAAAAAGGGCTCTTATTAGCAATGCTAACCTTAGGGCTGATGATGGTTTTAGCACCAAAGACAGTTAATGCACAAGTAGGGACGAGTGGTACGACTGCAAATACACAGATACTTAACATGGCAACTGCTACCTATGTAATAGGTGGTAACACCAGAACTACCACGACGAATATCTCTATCACAGTAGGACAGATATACGGTGGTAGCTGGACTGTCCCGGCAAATAAGGATGGTATACCAAATGGTACGGTAGAGTATGTCTATGAGTTAATGAACAAGGGAAATTACGCAGATACCTTTAACTTAACCTTAGATACTACCAGTTTGCCAAGTGGTTGGACTGCCGAAATTCGAGTAAATGGTGTTGCGACAACTACTATTACATTAGCTGAAGATGCAGTTGGCACATTTGCAGTAAGAGTATCAATACCAGCTACGGCAACAAATGGTGAGAAAGGTACGGTAAGTATAACAACAACTACTACTGACGATGGTGGTACATACACGGTTGGTAATTGGATATACGGTGGATTAGACTTGCTCAGCGACACAAGAACAACGACAGTGATGGCAGCAGTGATATCTCTGTCTAAGATTATTTACTCTTATGGGACACCAACAGGATACGGAGGTAGTAACTCCTATGTCCCAGGTGGGACAATCACTTACATGATTACCTACCGCAATGACGGTGCAGCAACAGCAACAGATGTGACAATTACTGATATAATCCCAGCTCATACCACTTATGCTACGGAGACAATGAGAATAGGGACTTCAGGCGATACCTATGAAAGTGCTGACATAGGTTATCCTTCTGAGGTTGACGATAATGATGGTTCAGAATCACCACCTTGTGCAAATTGGAACATTACCACTACTGGTGCAGTAACATTTAAACTGGGTGATGTTGGACCTAATGCAGAGGGAAGATTATTCTTTAGAGTATACATCAAGTAGTTAAAAGATGAGGGTTCAAAAAGTCATAACTGGTGTATGCGGTATCAAAACTATAGTTGTGTCCAATTTGTAGAGAGATTAGTGTGCGTAAAAATAGTATTGTAGATCGAGATTTATATTCAAGACAAAAAGAAAACTGTGTTCTTTAGACTACATCTTGGAAGGATAAAAGTGTTTTTTAAATAGTCTACTTGTATTTTGAAGTGTCTTTATATACTATTATTGTATCAAAGAATCCTCAACAAGTTGAGGCATCCAACTTTCTATTGTGGGGACGCCCAATCTTGTATGGAAGAGGGAATGCATACTGATGATTTAAAAAATTTATCAGTGTTAATCTGTTTATCTGTGATTAAATTTTTTACAATGCCTGAAAAAGGATAGGTTAAAGAAAATGAAAAAGACAAAATTCTATCAGGTAATGATAACTATTTGTACTATATTAGTGTCTTTGCAAGATTCTATTGTATCTGCTCAGCTTACTCCAGCAGGAACTATCATTACCAATGGTGGAGATAGTGTTATCTTAAGTTATAATAATAAAGAACATAATGTCTGCAATGTTGTAAGTTTTCCAGTAGGACAGGTATATGAACTCTCACTTACTAACCTCACAGGTGTAGGTCTAAGTATTTCTCCTGGAAAGACAGTTTATTATGGTTATACAGTGAAGAATACAGGAAATGGAACTGATACTATACACTTATCATGTGAGATAACCCAAGGTTCTGGAGGAACCTGGACTGCACTATTAGTTTCATCTAATCCAGGAACCGGTTCTATTCCTCCTTCTATAAATATTCCTCCAGATACTACTTATTCTTATTATATCAAAGTTACCTCTCCTATAACTTCAACTCCAGAAGACTACTGTGTTATCAAAGCAATAGCAAAGAATTCTTATTATCATACCCATAACAGTAGTGATGGTTGGCCAATAGGAGCAAGTGCTGATATTCAAACTGATGCTATAACTACCACGGTATCACCCATAGGTATTATAAGTAAAATAGTGTTAAGTACTAATATTACAACAATACCAGTGGATGCACCACTAACCTTATTTACTATTCAGACTCAAGATGAGTATAATAATCCTGTTAATGTTGGTACTGATACTTTAATTTGTTTAAATTCTACCTCTCCAACGGGTAAATTTGCTACTTCAACTATAGGGCCATGGGATGATACACTATCAGTTATTATTCCTAATGGAAGTAATACTGTCAGTTTCTATTATAAAGATACCAGTAATGGTACCTTCATCATTACTGCTACAGAATATCCAGATATGGGTTGGACCGATGGCAAAAGACAGATAGTCATTGTTGTAGGAGACCTTAGCAAAGTAACTAATTATCCCAATCCATTTGATATGACGACAATCAACAGTATCTCTATTGGACCATTACCACTTAATACACAGGTTAAAATATATACCTTAGATTTGAGATTAGTTCGGACATTATACGAGCAAAATGGAGAGGTGATTTGGGATGGTAGAAATGAATCAGGAGAGAAGGTAGCAAGTGGAATTTACATATATTTAGTTGAGTCTGATAAGGGACATAAGGTCGGTAAGATAACCTTAATAAAATAAATTATTAAAAGGGGGTTTTTAAAATGAGTAGAATAGTAATTTGTTGTATGTTAGTAATATTGCTTTTAGTATCAGAAACTTATGCTGGGAGTGCTGGTAGTACTGGAGGAGCTTTTTTAAGGATTGGGATGGATGCAAGAGCAATTGGTATGGGTAGCGCATTTACCTCAATAGCAGATGATGTAAGTAGTATCTATTGGAATCCTGCGGGGTTGAGCGAGTTAAAATATAAAGAGGCATTATTTATGCATACCCAATGGGTGACAGATATTAAAAGTGAGTATTTAGCTCAAGCTCAACCACTTAAACATGGTGGTTATGGATTTAGCCTGCTATATTTATACACAACTGATATAAGACGTAATAAGTTAGGAAAAGAAAGTGGTAGTTTTAATAATTATGACTCCTGCGTTACATTAGCATACGGTTATAAGCTAAATTCTAATATTTCATTAGGCTTAAGTTCAAAAATTATCTCTTGCTGTCTTGATACTACCAAAGCAAATTCCTACTGTATAGATATTGGTGGATTATATAAAAGAGATAATTTAAGATTAGCTGCAGTAATACAAAATTTAGGTTTAGGAATGAAATTTCGAGATGAAAATGACCCTATGCCAATTAATTTTAAGTTAGGTGCGGGATATAAATTATTAGATAAATCCCTTACCTTATCAGTAGATATTGATAAACCCATAGATGATAACATTAGCATTAATTTAGGTGCAGAATATTCATATAAAGATACAATTATAGGCAGGATAGGATATCAAATAGGTAGAGATGTAGGAGATTTAAGTACAGGTATAGGATTTAAATTCAGGGATTATAAATTAGCTTATGCCTTTGTACCCTATGATAAATTGGGTAATACTCATCGCATTTCACTTACTATGCAATTTACTCCTAAAATAGAAGAAAAACTACCTATCCCCAAAGTTCCAAAACCTACACCTGTTCCAGAAGCAATAGAGATACAACCGACTGTGATTGTTTATAGTTGGAGAGGTATAATAACACCAGATGGAGATGGGATTGAGGATACGGTTACTTTTAATCTTAGAGTTGGAGGATTTAAATGCCCAATAGAAATATGGGAATTAAATATTACTACTACTGAAGATAAATCAGTCAAAATATTTGTTGGGTCAGGAAAACCGCCATTTACTATTGTATGGGATGGCAGAAACAATGAAGGTCAAATAGTACCTATT
This DNA window, taken from bacterium, encodes the following:
- a CDS encoding DUF11 domain-containing protein, with the protein product MAISKKQNGQNLKKKGGDKKMQNAKSKMQKGLLLAMLTLGLMMVLAPKTVNAQVGTSGTTANTQILNMATATYVIGGNTRTTTTNISITVGQIYGGSWTVPANKDGIPNGTVEYVYELMNKGNYADTFNLTLDTTSLPSGWTAEIRVNGVATTTITLAEDAVGTFAVRVSIPATATNGEKGTVSITTTTTDDGGTYTVGNWIYGGLDLLSDTRTTTVMAAVISLSKIIYSYGTPTGYGGSNSYVPGGTITYMITYRNDGAATATDVTITDIIPAHTTYATETMRIGTSGDTYESADIGYPSEVDDNDGSESPPCANWNITTTGAVTFKLGDVGPNAEGRLFFRVYIK
- a CDS encoding T9SS type A sorting domain-containing protein, with translation MKKTKFYQVMITICTILVSLQDSIVSAQLTPAGTIITNGGDSVILSYNNKEHNVCNVVSFPVGQVYELSLTNLTGVGLSISPGKTVYYGYTVKNTGNGTDTIHLSCEITQGSGGTWTALLVSSNPGTGSIPPSINIPPDTTYSYYIKVTSPITSTPEDYCVIKAIAKNSYYHTHNSSDGWPIGASADIQTDAITTTVSPIGIISKIVLSTNITTIPVDAPLTLFTIQTQDEYNNPVNVGTDTLICLNSTSPTGKFATSTIGPWDDTLSVIIPNGSNTVSFYYKDTSNGTFIITATEYPDMGWTDGKRQIVIVVGDLSKVTNYPNPFDMTTINSISIGPLPLNTQVKIYTLDLRLVRTLYEQNGEVIWDGRNESGEKVASGIYIYLVESDKGHKVGKITLIK
- a CDS encoding PorV/PorQ family protein produces the protein MSRIVICCMLVILLLVSETYAGSAGSTGGAFLRIGMDARAIGMGSAFTSIADDVSSIYWNPAGLSELKYKEALFMHTQWVTDIKSEYLAQAQPLKHGGYGFSLLYLYTTDIRRNKLGKESGSFNNYDSCVTLAYGYKLNSNISLGLSSKIISCCLDTTKANSYCIDIGGLYKRDNLRLAAVIQNLGLGMKFRDENDPMPINFKLGAGYKLLDKSLTLSVDIDKPIDDNISINLGAEYSYKDTIIGRIGYQIGRDVGDLSTGIGFKFRDYKLAYAFVPYDKLGNTHRISLTMQFTPKIEEKLPIPKVPKPTPVPEAIEIQPTVIVYSWRGIITPDGDGIEDTVTFNLRVGGFKCPIEIWELNITTTEDKSVKIFVGSGKPPFTIVWDGRNNEGQIVPIGTYFYILYIKDSAGNKLCSDKQRVIIR